One Aureibacillus halotolerans DNA segment encodes these proteins:
- a CDS encoding phosphotransferase enzyme family protein, whose product MNNEDVLTLLRRYPVKNPKVTFLRHNENRTYRVDDEVGNRFLLRVHEPFREGMRGLQHSAKGLFEELTMLEALQNQGTVLAQKPLRNNAGELITTIEENDKQNHCSLLTWLEGRDVLNEDLDKPELAKTLGHELANLHAFFRTYPHSGMAHRPSQGLTHNLDLVSSIQVGHRLGLFTDDTVETVDQTIRLINSRLEAIKDDPTYWGLIHGDLVQGNILLSPEGKLSFIDYGFWGSGFYLTDVAMGALLLPFELRDMFVQSYLGQSHVTEEILLHIEGLMICAIIGFYTFQMDNENVHAGMKEKLPRQCRELFVPFLQGERIFYHI is encoded by the coding sequence ATGAATAATGAAGATGTGCTTACTCTGCTGCGACGCTACCCTGTTAAGAATCCTAAAGTCACTTTTCTCCGACACAATGAAAACCGTACCTACCGTGTGGATGATGAGGTTGGTAACCGATTTTTACTGAGAGTTCATGAGCCTTTTAGGGAAGGTATGCGAGGGCTGCAGCATTCAGCTAAAGGGCTTTTCGAGGAGTTAACGATGCTTGAGGCGCTTCAAAATCAAGGAACCGTCCTAGCGCAAAAGCCTCTTCGAAACAACGCTGGCGAATTGATTACGACGATAGAGGAAAATGACAAGCAGAACCATTGCTCTCTCCTAACATGGCTTGAAGGCCGAGATGTTCTAAATGAGGACCTGGACAAGCCTGAGCTTGCAAAAACGCTTGGGCATGAGTTAGCGAACCTGCATGCGTTTTTTCGAACTTATCCGCACAGCGGCATGGCTCATCGACCGAGTCAGGGTTTGACACACAATCTAGATTTGGTGTCATCGATCCAGGTTGGTCATAGATTAGGATTGTTCACTGATGACACTGTTGAAACAGTGGATCAAACGATTCGCTTGATTAATTCACGCCTCGAAGCCATCAAAGATGACCCGACTTACTGGGGGCTCATTCATGGCGACCTCGTCCAAGGCAATATTCTTCTTTCGCCTGAAGGCAAATTGAGTTTCATTGACTATGGTTTTTGGGGATCTGGCTTTTACCTAACGGATGTGGCAATGGGTGCACTGCTCCTTCCTTTTGAGCTAAGGGACATGTTTGTGCAAAGCTATTTAGGCCAATCGCATGTAACCGAGGAGATTCTTTTGCACATCGAAGGACTCATGATTTGTGCTATTATTGGTTTTTACACCTTTCAAATGGATAACGAAAACGTTCATGCTGGAATGAAGGAAAAGTTGCCAAGACAATGCCGTGAATTGTTTGTGCCTTTTTTACAAGGGGAGCGAATTTTTTATCACATATAG
- a CDS encoding GNAT family protein, producing MEALLANERIALREFRESDWEGVHSYASRGEVCRYQSWGPNTEAESQVFVQEIISDAAALPRKRYGFAVTLKTNDQLVGGGELNIHSVTNQTAEIGYIIHPAYWGQGIATDVARLLIDYGFKGLGMHRIYATCDPRNTGSERVLRKVGMQKEGQMRETILISDGWRDSMLFSVLRHEWK from the coding sequence GTGGAAGCGCTGCTCGCCAACGAAAGAATTGCATTAAGAGAATTCAGGGAATCCGATTGGGAAGGTGTTCACAGCTATGCCTCACGGGGAGAGGTCTGCCGTTATCAATCGTGGGGACCAAACACCGAAGCAGAGTCACAGGTGTTTGTGCAGGAGATCATTAGTGATGCTGCAGCACTTCCGCGGAAACGATATGGATTTGCCGTTACATTAAAAACGAACGACCAATTGGTTGGGGGAGGAGAGTTGAACATCCACAGTGTGACAAATCAGACGGCAGAGATCGGCTACATTATTCATCCCGCATATTGGGGACAAGGCATCGCAACCGATGTTGCCCGCCTGCTTATTGACTATGGCTTTAAGGGCCTTGGGATGCATCGCATTTATGCGACGTGTGATCCACGCAACACTGGGTCAGAACGTGTTCTCAGGAAAGTTGGCATGCAGAAAGAAGGGCAGATGCGGGAAACCATTCTGATCTCTGATGGCTGGAGAGATTCAATGCTGTTCAGTGTTTTGCGTCATGAATGGAAGTAA
- a CDS encoding class I SAM-dependent methyltransferase: MADAYFENQRLADLYDEMNLPERPDLDLYLQMAEKFETDTVIDLGCGTGALACKLAAQEVDVIGVDPAAASLAVAKRKTYADKVNWFHGTIDTLPDAQADLVTMTGNVAQVFVTDEEWMATLIACKKQLRPGGRLMFEVRNPAKEAWKNWTQEETFEELDIPSIGKVETWTDLLSIQLPLVTFRHTFRFHQDDKILTSESTLRFRSKHEVLRSLEKSGLDVEDILDAPDRRGLEYIFIARKPSLND, encoded by the coding sequence TTGGCAGATGCCTATTTTGAAAACCAACGACTTGCAGACCTTTATGATGAAATGAATTTGCCAGAGCGTCCTGATCTTGACCTGTATCTTCAGATGGCGGAGAAATTCGAGACGGATACCGTCATTGACCTTGGGTGCGGCACAGGCGCCCTTGCATGCAAACTTGCTGCCCAAGAGGTGGATGTCATCGGAGTCGATCCTGCCGCTGCCTCACTTGCTGTCGCTAAGCGTAAAACATATGCTGACAAAGTGAACTGGTTTCATGGCACGATTGACACACTCCCTGATGCACAAGCTGACCTAGTGACAATGACCGGAAATGTCGCTCAAGTCTTTGTCACTGATGAAGAGTGGATGGCAACATTAATCGCCTGCAAAAAGCAATTGCGTCCAGGCGGCAGGCTCATGTTTGAAGTTCGCAATCCTGCGAAAGAAGCATGGAAAAACTGGACACAGGAAGAAACGTTTGAGGAGCTTGATATTCCATCCATCGGAAAAGTCGAGACGTGGACAGACCTGCTTAGCATTCAGTTGCCTCTCGTTACATTTCGCCATACCTTTCGATTTCACCAGGATGACAAGATTCTTACGTCTGAGTCGACATTGAGGTTCCGAAGTAAGCATGAGGTCCTTCGTTCCCTAGAAAAGTCAGGTCTGGACGTCGAGGATATTCTCGATGCACCCGATCGACGTGGTCTGGAATACATCTTTATCGCAAGAAAGCCAAGCTTGAACGATTAG
- a CDS encoding AbrB/MazE/SpoVT family DNA-binding domain-containing protein, which translates to MRYHTKEGGDPMSVTLKQWGNSLSIRIPRTITNTLALSEGSELTLEIMDNAIVLKPKQKKHTLAEAVEIMKTQKAPGAYFDDSMEGEELI; encoded by the coding sequence ATGAGATATCATACAAAAGAAGGAGGAGACCCTATGTCTGTCACCTTAAAGCAATGGGGAAATAGTTTAAGCATCCGCATTCCTCGCACAATTACGAACACATTGGCATTATCTGAAGGTAGTGAACTTACCCTTGAAATAATGGACAACGCGATTGTTTTGAAACCAAAACAAAAAAAGCATACTTTGGCCGAAGCTGTGGAAATCATGAAAACCCAAAAAGCACCTGGTGCATACTTTGACGATAGTATGGAAGGAGAGGAGCTTATTTAA
- a CDS encoding type II toxin-antitoxin system PemK/MazF family toxin, producing the protein MPFSLGRGDIIKVHFSPQKGFEQSGWRPAMVLSPLAYNQLSNFVLLCPISNTENQWFYFVDIPNNKNVKTTGKIITDQIKSFDLSARRFQHVETLPDEVIIDVLSKVTTLFEH; encoded by the coding sequence ATGCCCTTCTCACTTGGAAGAGGAGATATTATTAAAGTTCATTTTTCGCCACAGAAAGGTTTTGAACAAAGTGGATGGCGTCCTGCCATGGTCCTTTCTCCTCTCGCCTATAATCAACTTTCGAATTTTGTCCTCCTCTGTCCCATTTCCAACACAGAGAATCAATGGTTTTATTTTGTAGACATTCCTAATAACAAGAACGTGAAGACAACCGGAAAAATTATTACAGACCAGATAAAAAGCTTTGACCTTTCAGCCAGACGTTTCCAGCATGTAGAAACATTGCCAGATGAAGTAATTATTGATGTGTTAAGCAAAGTGACAACATTGTTTGAGCATTAG
- a CDS encoding DIP1984 family protein has product MKLAEALILRSDLQKRIDQMKARILRNTLVQEGEKPAEEPDQLFQELKHMLAELKGLIQAIQRTNANIAFDDNRTLADALVERDILASERKILSAVVSEGSVKYDRYSRSEVKFLPVVDTAQLQKQMDDLAKSYRLLDTRIQELNWLTELL; this is encoded by the coding sequence ATGAAACTAGCAGAGGCATTAATCCTGAGGTCCGATCTGCAAAAGCGGATCGATCAGATGAAAGCACGGATCCTGCGCAACACGTTAGTACAGGAAGGCGAAAAGCCAGCAGAGGAGCCGGATCAACTATTTCAAGAGCTGAAGCACATGCTTGCTGAGCTAAAGGGGTTGATTCAGGCGATACAGCGAACAAATGCAAACATCGCCTTTGACGATAACAGAACACTTGCAGACGCGTTGGTTGAACGGGATATACTCGCGAGTGAGCGGAAAATCCTTTCAGCCGTCGTCTCTGAAGGCAGTGTCAAATACGATCGTTATAGCCGTTCGGAAGTGAAATTTCTGCCCGTCGTGGATACGGCTCAGCTGCAAAAACAAATGGATGACTTGGCAAAGTCCTATCGTCTTCTGGACACTCGGATTCAGGAGCTTAACTGGCTGACCGAGTTGCTCTAA
- a CDS encoding DUF2254 domain-containing protein: MVSAKKLTNSIKRFRSMSRREQWQVPFSNLWIMPSFYALGATILFALTAWAEFGMNVHQYFPAWLTLDQSLTQSLLSTLTAGLLSLTSFTFYGVLTAVTAFAAQFSPRILKNFMLHRVTQRTLGIFIGSFLFVLFSLLSAQKETTETFSLLPLMSAFFAVFSLAAFVLFINHIVKWLQINNMTHSMKVESVAIIQQSLLNEVEPHRTAEPDKLQISELTEENGHVVYAKSSGYLKTIDFESLIHQTNQDDVVLKLHYRVGQYVFRSTPLFTYWKQTEEPLNKNNYLAYFHTGRMQTEVQDIEFSINKFVEIAIRALGNDDPKTAIGTIKEIGDLLIHISQFTSFTPYLSNQAKELRLIINDLTYDEYLYTGLASIRHYARGNVVVTLALLRVVNAIAQGAHDRDHSAIWDFAVYTVHGFEYKYMHHLDEQKFCDALYEIANTTDRHEAYEELLDWINQQCPGFSEKEA, from the coding sequence ATGGTTTCAGCAAAAAAATTGACCAATTCAATCAAACGGTTTCGGAGCATGTCCCGACGTGAACAATGGCAGGTGCCGTTCTCCAACCTTTGGATAATGCCCTCTTTTTATGCTCTAGGTGCTACGATTTTGTTTGCTCTCACGGCTTGGGCAGAGTTTGGCATGAATGTGCATCAGTATTTCCCAGCATGGCTTACGTTGGATCAGTCACTCACACAAAGCTTGCTCAGCACGCTAACGGCGGGGCTCTTGTCGTTAACTTCCTTTACGTTCTATGGCGTTCTCACCGCTGTTACAGCATTTGCGGCTCAATTTTCGCCGCGCATCTTGAAGAACTTTATGCTCCATCGTGTCACACAACGGACGTTAGGCATCTTTATCGGGAGTTTTCTGTTCGTTTTGTTCTCTCTCCTATCGGCTCAAAAGGAAACTACCGAAACATTTTCTTTGCTTCCATTGATGTCTGCCTTTTTCGCTGTGTTTTCGCTCGCTGCATTTGTCCTTTTTATCAATCATATTGTGAAGTGGCTGCAGATTAACAACATGACGCACTCGATGAAGGTAGAATCTGTAGCCATCATTCAGCAATCTTTACTCAATGAAGTAGAGCCTCATCGAACGGCTGAGCCGGATAAGCTACAAATCTCCGAATTGACGGAGGAAAATGGACATGTCGTGTACGCTAAATCGTCCGGTTATTTGAAAACAATCGATTTTGAATCCCTTATTCATCAAACGAACCAGGATGATGTCGTTCTCAAGCTGCATTATCGTGTCGGTCAATATGTCTTTCGCTCGACACCTTTATTTACGTACTGGAAGCAAACCGAAGAACCGCTTAATAAAAACAACTACCTTGCCTATTTCCACACCGGTCGCATGCAAACGGAAGTACAAGACATTGAATTCAGCATAAATAAGTTTGTTGAAATTGCAATCCGTGCACTAGGAAATGATGATCCAAAAACCGCCATTGGTACAATCAAAGAAATCGGTGATTTGCTCATACATATTTCGCAGTTCACGAGTTTCACTCCTTACCTGAGCAATCAAGCAAAAGAGCTTCGCTTGATTATCAATGACTTGACGTATGATGAATACTTGTACACAGGTCTCGCTTCCATTCGGCATTATGCTCGTGGAAATGTCGTTGTCACGCTGGCCCTTCTGAGGGTCGTCAATGCGATTGCACAAGGGGCGCATGACCGTGACCATTCTGCGATTTGGGACTTTGCCGTTTACACAGTCCATGGATTTGAGTATAAGTACATGCACCATTTAGATGAGCAAAAGTTTTGTGACGCGCTTTATGAAATTGCCAACACGACAGATCGCCACGAGGCCTATGAGGAGTTGCTTGATTGGATTAACCAGCAGTGTCCGGGTTTTAGCGAAAAAGAGGCATGA
- a CDS encoding RNA polymerase sigma factor, with protein MDQKSAMSDEEVGAFYDRHADMVYRLCYVYLKNRADTEDAVQSIFLKMLNPHPSFRDLEHEKAWLIVTSKNHCKDLLKSWWKRRKVDLDVLPDQVTHENGGSNNEVLEKLLALPPKYKTILYLYYFEDYSVKELADLLKKKESTIQTQLATGRKRLKIDLGGTYERSYQTRI; from the coding sequence TTGGACCAGAAATCAGCGATGTCAGACGAGGAAGTGGGGGCTTTTTATGACCGCCATGCCGATATGGTGTACAGACTGTGCTATGTGTATTTGAAAAATCGAGCGGATACAGAGGATGCGGTGCAATCCATTTTCCTCAAAATGCTAAACCCACACCCGTCGTTTAGGGATCTGGAGCATGAGAAAGCATGGCTGATCGTAACGAGCAAAAACCATTGCAAAGATTTGCTGAAAAGCTGGTGGAAACGACGCAAGGTAGACCTCGACGTGCTGCCAGACCAAGTGACTCATGAAAATGGCGGTTCAAACAATGAAGTGCTTGAAAAGCTGTTGGCCCTGCCACCAAAGTATAAAACCATTTTGTATCTCTATTATTTTGAGGATTATTCTGTGAAAGAGCTAGCAGATCTTCTAAAAAAGAAGGAAAGCACGATCCAAACACAGCTCGCTACAGGAAGAAAACGCCTTAAAATTGACCTGGGAGGGACGTATGAGAGATCCTATCAGACGCGCATTTGA
- a CDS encoding alpha/beta fold hydrolase — translation MEYDVYDLGDVALQSGKTLPRAFLAYKTYGKLNEKKDNVIVYPTAFGDQHVQNEWLIGEGMALDPQKYFIIVPNLLGNGLSSSPSNTPPPFDRGNFPQVTIYDNIKFQHRLVTEKFGIQKIALVVGWSMGGIQSYQWGASYPEMVERIAPFAGVAKTWNHTYVVLDAMKAALMAAIDFDSSRVNELTSKHMRTVGRVYAGWGVSQAFYREELYRELGFEALTDFVSSVWEKSFMEMDPHNVLAMLSTGQQADISANPTYNGDFEKALNSIKALACVMPGSTDLFCAADDNEYEAKQMPNADFRPIESIWGHFAGRGINKTDNQFIDNQLKRLLGRSLEVRTF, via the coding sequence ATGGAATATGATGTTTATGATTTGGGTGACGTAGCTTTGCAATCGGGAAAGACATTACCTCGCGCTTTTCTTGCTTATAAGACATATGGAAAACTAAATGAAAAGAAAGACAATGTCATTGTTTATCCTACAGCTTTTGGTGATCAGCATGTTCAGAATGAATGGTTGATTGGAGAGGGAATGGCACTAGATCCACAAAAATATTTTATCATCGTTCCTAATCTTCTGGGCAATGGGTTGTCTTCGTCCCCCAGCAATACGCCTCCGCCATTCGACCGGGGGAACTTTCCGCAAGTAACCATTTATGACAACATCAAATTCCAGCATCGGCTCGTGACCGAAAAATTTGGCATTCAAAAGATCGCCCTTGTCGTCGGATGGTCCATGGGGGGCATCCAATCCTATCAATGGGGAGCAAGTTATCCGGAGATGGTGGAGCGTATTGCCCCTTTCGCCGGTGTGGCCAAGACGTGGAACCATACGTATGTGGTGTTAGACGCAATGAAGGCTGCGCTTATGGCGGCCATTGACTTCGATTCTAGCAGAGTTAACGAGCTAACTTCTAAACATATGCGCACCGTTGGCCGGGTTTACGCAGGGTGGGGCGTATCGCAGGCATTTTATAGAGAGGAACTTTATCGTGAGCTCGGGTTTGAGGCATTGACCGATTTTGTGTCAAGCGTCTGGGAAAAAAGCTTTATGGAGATGGATCCGCACAATGTCCTCGCTATGCTATCGACAGGACAACAAGCCGATATTAGTGCAAACCCCACCTATAATGGAGATTTTGAGAAGGCGCTTAATAGCATAAAAGCACTTGCTTGCGTCATGCCAGGGAGCACAGATCTCTTTTGCGCGGCGGATGATAACGAATACGAGGCAAAGCAAATGCCAAATGCCGATTTTCGTCCGATTGAGTCGATCTGGGGTCATTTTGCCGGTCGCGGGATAAACAAGACCGATAATCAATTTATTGATAATCAGCTTAAACGCTTGTTGGGGAGATCTTTAGAAGTTAGAACATTTTGA
- a CDS encoding LysR family transcriptional regulator: MELRQLNTFRTVASTLNFSRAAEVLNYVPSNVTMQMKALEEELGVRLFDRLGKQLVLTTAGERFLMHIQVVLDKVDEARSIVHDNEELTGTLTISANEVLCAYRLPDVFHLFRSRHPGVRLIFRTVPNQQLKQSLFDGTADVVFMLDEPIRSTGLAIESMVEETFRFFAAPDHPLAKRPSLQMDDFHREVFLTNEKGCMYRTMFDRSFEQEGIDTITHLEFQNAEAIKQCAITGIGIAFLPEVVVKAELARGDLVTLPWQIPDLYVYTQMLWHKDKWLSPIICSFIKAAREVIAEDQVENMPLRKGLMEK; the protein is encoded by the coding sequence ATGGAATTGCGCCAATTGAACACGTTCCGAACGGTTGCCTCAACATTAAATTTCAGTCGAGCTGCGGAAGTGCTGAACTACGTCCCTTCCAATGTCACGATGCAGATGAAAGCATTGGAAGAAGAACTTGGGGTGCGTCTTTTTGACCGCCTCGGTAAGCAGCTCGTCCTCACAACGGCGGGCGAGCGCTTTTTAATGCATATCCAAGTTGTGCTCGACAAAGTGGACGAAGCGCGCAGCATCGTTCATGACAATGAAGAGCTGACCGGGACATTAACAATTAGTGCGAACGAGGTTCTCTGCGCCTATCGGCTTCCTGATGTTTTTCACTTATTCCGTTCGCGCCACCCTGGAGTGCGCCTTATCTTCCGCACCGTTCCCAATCAACAGCTCAAGCAATCGCTCTTTGACGGAACTGCAGATGTCGTCTTTATGTTAGACGAACCAATCCGCTCTACCGGACTCGCCATTGAATCAATGGTGGAAGAAACGTTTCGCTTTTTCGCCGCTCCAGACCACCCACTCGCAAAACGACCTTCATTGCAAATGGACGATTTTCATAGAGAAGTCTTTCTGACGAATGAGAAAGGGTGCATGTATAGAACAATGTTTGATCGCTCATTTGAGCAAGAAGGCATTGATACGATTACGCATTTGGAGTTTCAAAATGCCGAAGCGATTAAACAATGTGCCATTACAGGCATCGGGATTGCCTTTCTCCCGGAGGTCGTAGTGAAAGCTGAATTGGCACGTGGCGACCTCGTTACTCTTCCATGGCAAATCCCGGACCTCTACGTGTACACCCAGATGTTATGGCATAAAGACAAGTGGCTTTCACCCATTATCTGCTCTTTTATAAAAGCCGCACGAGAGGTTATTGCTGAAGATCAGGTGGAAAATATGCCATTACGTAAGGGACTAATGGAAAAATAG
- a CDS encoding extracellular solute-binding protein yields the protein MMKKQFTTMMLTGTLLLAGCSGGSSAPTVSKEDALANTNATGFPIVNEAIDLTFFTGKATANNDNFEERMVWSTYQDQTKMNINFEEVPFEGLSEKVNLTLASQDYPDAFYSARLNSKDLTTYGKQGVFIPLNDLLEEYAPNFSKLLDENPDLRKGLTMADGNIYAFPSFYDPEFTSLLIGTPIWVKQSFLDELGMEAPTTTEEFYQYLKAVKENDLVEGEEIAFSGTSLDNMIMQLRGSWGVGNRGLAHKHVDVDPETGELRFTRTLDEYKEILTYMNKLYTEGLIDQDIFTQSGAEFNAKGAEGRIGAVLTGNPVTQMTQDDYVGLGALEGPDGDSLYSHVKQSLMHIGAFAITDRNPYPEATVRWMDHFFGDEGATFYFMGKEGETYNVAEDGKLAYTENITNNPDGLSQDQALAEYFTWLGGSYPGIVKQKYFNGSEALPNAVETGDRIEPHLPEEIWNAFNYTDEELQFMSSTAADMETFIGENEAKFVTGEKPLSEWDSYVEQVESMGLDQYMEIENAAYERYTTAE from the coding sequence ATGATGAAAAAACAGTTTACAACGATGATGTTAACAGGGACGCTTTTGCTTGCTGGCTGCTCCGGTGGGAGTAGCGCACCAACAGTCTCAAAAGAAGATGCTTTGGCAAATACAAATGCGACGGGTTTCCCGATCGTGAATGAAGCAATAGACCTCACCTTTTTCACTGGCAAAGCAACAGCCAACAACGATAATTTTGAAGAACGCATGGTGTGGAGCACGTATCAGGACCAAACCAAGATGAACATCAATTTTGAAGAAGTTCCTTTTGAAGGACTTAGCGAGAAGGTCAATTTAACGTTAGCCAGCCAGGATTATCCTGACGCGTTTTATTCTGCGCGCCTAAATTCGAAAGACTTAACGACGTATGGTAAACAAGGTGTGTTTATCCCATTAAATGACCTGCTTGAAGAATACGCACCAAATTTCTCCAAGTTGCTCGATGAAAACCCTGATTTGCGAAAAGGTCTAACGATGGCTGACGGCAATATTTATGCCTTCCCTTCCTTTTATGACCCTGAGTTTACGTCTTTGTTAATTGGAACACCAATTTGGGTCAAGCAATCGTTCCTTGATGAACTCGGCATGGAAGCACCAACGACAACAGAAGAATTTTATCAGTACTTGAAGGCTGTGAAAGAAAATGATCTAGTGGAAGGCGAAGAAATTGCTTTCAGTGGCACAAGCCTAGACAACATGATCATGCAGCTGAGAGGCTCTTGGGGCGTCGGCAATCGTGGTTTGGCACATAAGCATGTCGATGTTGATCCAGAAACAGGCGAGCTTCGTTTTACAAGAACACTTGACGAGTACAAAGAGATACTCACGTATATGAACAAGCTATACACAGAAGGTCTCATTGACCAGGACATCTTTACGCAGTCAGGCGCTGAGTTCAATGCCAAAGGTGCAGAAGGGCGCATTGGCGCTGTATTGACGGGTAACCCAGTAACACAAATGACACAAGACGATTATGTGGGCCTAGGTGCGTTGGAAGGGCCGGATGGCGATAGCCTGTATTCACATGTGAAACAAAGCCTTATGCACATCGGCGCTTTTGCGATTACAGACCGTAACCCTTATCCAGAAGCGACTGTGCGTTGGATGGATCACTTCTTTGGAGATGAAGGCGCGACCTTTTATTTTATGGGTAAAGAAGGAGAGACTTACAACGTTGCTGAAGACGGGAAGCTCGCTTATACAGAGAACATTACAAACAACCCAGATGGCTTGAGTCAGGACCAGGCGTTAGCCGAATACTTCACATGGCTTGGCGGCAGCTATCCTGGTATTGTGAAACAAAAATATTTTAACGGTTCAGAAGCATTGCCAAACGCGGTGGAAACGGGAGACCGCATCGAACCACATTTGCCAGAAGAGATTTGGAATGCGTTTAACTATACAGACGAAGAACTACAGTTTATGAGCTCTACAGCGGCAGATATGGAAACATTTATTGGTGAGAATGAGGCGAAGTTTGTCACAGGTGAAAAACCACTTAGCGAATGGGACAGCTACGTTGAGCAGGTCGAAAGCATGGGCCTTGATCAGTATATGGAAATTGAAAATGCAGCCTATGAGCGTTACACAACAGCAGAGTAA
- a CDS encoding carbohydrate ABC transporter permease — protein MKETTQDRAFGIFVGLTLTVITIIVMYPLVYVLSASFSNPAAILRGELWLWPVEPTFEAYQSVMNNSDIWLGYRNTIIYTVLGTLFNLVLSVLVAYPLSRRDFHGRHVLTLFLVITMFFNGGMIPTYLLIRDLDMLNTIWAVIIPGAVSVYNVIVIRTFFQSIPEEMRESAQLDGCNNIQYLTKILLPLSKPVLAVMVLFYGVSQWNAFFDALIYLTDRGLYPLQLFLREMLIQDQMSEMIGISDATLERHMMRVEGIKYAVVIVASLPMLILYPFLQRFFVKGVMIGSIKG, from the coding sequence TTGAAAGAAACAACGCAAGATCGCGCGTTTGGCATTTTTGTTGGCCTGACGCTCACGGTCATCACAATTATAGTCATGTACCCACTCGTATATGTGTTAAGTGCATCGTTCAGCAATCCTGCGGCGATCCTTCGAGGTGAATTATGGCTGTGGCCTGTCGAACCTACGTTTGAAGCGTACCAAAGTGTTATGAACAACAGTGATATTTGGTTAGGGTATCGAAACACGATCATTTATACGGTGCTCGGCACGTTGTTTAATCTTGTGCTGTCCGTACTCGTCGCTTACCCACTGTCACGACGCGATTTTCACGGTCGCCACGTGTTGACGTTGTTCCTCGTCATTACGATGTTTTTTAATGGGGGCATGATCCCAACATATCTCTTGATTCGAGATCTTGACATGCTCAACACAATTTGGGCGGTGATCATTCCTGGTGCCGTTTCGGTATATAACGTCATTGTTATCCGGACATTTTTCCAAAGTATTCCCGAGGAAATGAGAGAATCTGCCCAGTTAGACGGATGCAATAACATTCAATACCTTACGAAAATTTTGCTGCCCCTTTCAAAGCCGGTTTTGGCAGTCATGGTGCTGTTTTATGGAGTCAGCCAATGGAATGCATTTTTCGATGCGCTAATCTATCTGACGGATCGTGGTCTCTATCCGTTGCAATTGTTCTTACGCGAAATGCTCATCCAGGACCAAATGTCTGAAATGATTGGCATAAGTGATGCCACGCTTGAGCGGCATATGATGCGAGTTGAAGGCATTAAATACGCCGTTGTCATTGTGGCTAGTCTGCCGATGTTGATACTCTATCCATTTTTACAACGATTTTTTGTTAAAGGGGTCATGATTGGCTCAATCAAAGGCTAG